The Blautia luti nucleotide sequence GATCATGTTTGCATTCGGAACAGCATCTTCCATGGGATATGGACTTCTGGATTTCATCCGTATCTTCGGAATGAACTTCCTTGATTTCTTTGATTTTATGACAAACTCAGTAATGATGCCATTGGCAGCACTTGCGACTTGTATTCTTGTGCTCAAAGTGGTTGGAATTGATGGAATGACAAAGGAAATCGAACAGTCTTCTCCATTCCGCAGAAAGAAACTGTACAGAGTATTTATTAAATACTTTGCTTCAATTTGTCTGATCATTATCCTGTTGAGCTCTATTGCGAACGTGCTGGGAATTATCAGTATGTAAAGAATATTTTAGAAATATCAAATGCCTCTTGTGGGACTGAAAAAGTCCTGCCAGAGGCTTTTCTTTTACAGTTTATGAAGTACAGTGAAACAATTCGTGAAATGACATTTTTGGGGGAGCTGTATTGAGTTATGCTAGAATAATAAGAAAAAGTTACAGTCATCCTGAATACACATCCGGAAATGGAATTCGTACAGCTTCAGATTAATTATGCAGACTGGGAAAACCCGGCAATTCAGTCCAGAGGGTGTTATGAAGTAGCACGTAAGCACGGCAAACCGGTTGTAATTATGGAGCCTGTAAAAGGTGGAATGCTTGCAACTCCTCCAAAGAGCGTAGAAGAGATTCTGAAGGGAGCAGAGCCGGAATCTTCCGCAGCATCCTGGGCAGTTCGCTTCACTGCAAACCTGGAAGGCGTGATTACAGTTCTGTCCGGTATGAGCAATGTAGAGCAGATGCAGGACAATCTTTCTTATATGAAAGACTTCAACGGTCTGACAGAGAAAGAGCAGGAAACCCTGAACAAAGCACATCAAGATCAGAGATGAGCTGGAGAAAGTTGCTACAGAACTTCTTGGAAAATAACATATAATTATGAGTTGTATGAAGCCTCTTGGACGAATTTCAGGGGGCTTTTAAAATAGGGGGATGGGGCAGTTGGTGAATACATGTTTGACATTTTTCGTCAAGGTGTTAAAATATTTCTAAATAATTTGACTCTCAAATGAAATCAATAAGAGTTACAATTGACTGTCAAAGATAAATATTTAACCGAATCAAGTAAGTCCCCTGCTTCAATTACGAAAAGCAATAAGCAGTGAGTGGGGACTTGCTTGTATCAGGAGGAGTGCAAACTCCTTCTGATAAACTGCGGAGCAGTTATTCGGTTATGAGCAAGTAGCGAAGCGGATTGCGAATATCCGCTTGATCCAAGTTAAGTAAGCCCTCTGTCTCAATTGCCAAAAGTAATAAATGGTGGACAGGGACAGGAAACTATATTAAGACATTAAGAAAAAGACGAAAGTGAGAAAAGCTATGGAAAATAACAAAAAGAAAGGATTCGGCATGGTCCTCGAAGGCGGTGGCATGCGCGGCCTGTACACAGCCGGAGTTCTGGATGAGCTGATGGAGCAGGGAATTTACGCAGATTCTACAGTAGGCGTTTCCGCAGGTGCAGTTTTCGGATGCAACTACAAGTCCCGCCAGATCGGACGAACTTTGCGCTACAACACCAGATTCTGCAAAGATGAAAGATACATGGGCTTAAAATGCTGGCTCAAAACCGGTGACGTATACAGCAGAGATTTCGCATACGGAGAGGTACCGTGGAAACTGGATGTTTTTGACACGGAAACCTACGCGAAATCACCGATGAAGTTCACCGTCGTATGCACAGATCTCGAAAACGGCAAACCTGTATACCATGAATGCCGCAAAGGTGACAAAGCGGATGTAGAATGGATGCGTGCTTCCGCATCGATTCCGCTGGCAGCCGTACCGGTAAAACTGGATGGGAAATTATATCTGGACGGCGGTATCTCAGACTCCATCCCAGTAAACTGGATGCTCGCACAGGGCTACGAGAAAAACGTAGTAATCTGCACCCGTCATCTGGGATACAGAAAAGAGCACAATAAAATGATGCCTCTGATCCGCCTGAAATTCCGCGACTATCCGGCGCTTGTAAAAACCATGGATGAACGCCATATTCAGTACAACCGAATGCTGGATAAGATCGCATATCTGGAAAAGGAAGGCAGGATCCATGTCATCCGCCCGGACAGGGATATCAGTGCAAAAGTCATCGAACGTGATCCGGCTGAACTGAAAAAGATTTATGATGTTGGCCGAAAAGTGATGAAAGCAGATATGGAGAAACTGAAAGCATATCTGGAAAAATAAACAGATATCTTGCCGAAACGCATTGCATTCATCTACATTTTCCTTTATAATGTAACGTATCATTGTATTAATAAACTAAAGGGGAAAAGGAGTAGAGAAATGAAGAAATTTTGGGAAAAATGGACCGGGATCGCTCTTGTGAAGCGAATTCTGGTAGGCCTTATTCTGGGTGCGATCCTGGGTGTGGCCGTTCCACAGGCTACGGGCATCTCCATTCTGGGTGATGTATTTGTAAGCGCCTTGAAGGCGATCGCGCCGTTACTGGTATTCTTTCTGGTTATAAGTTCACTATGTAATGCAGGGAAATCACATGGAGGAGTTATTAAGACGGTCATTATCCTGTATATGTTCAGTACAGTACTGGCAGCAGTGATCGCAGTATTCGCCAGCATGATTTTCCCGGTAGAGATGACACTGGCAAATGCCGTAACAGACACTACAGCACCTCAGGGAATTGCAGAGGTACTTAATAACCTTCTGCTGAACGTAGTTGCCAACCCAGTATCTTCTTTGGTAAATGCCAACTATGTGGGAATCCTTATGTGGGCAGTTCTGCTTGGACTTGGTTTCCGTGCAGCAGATAAGATGACGAAAAAAGTTCTGGCTGATGTTGCAGACGGTATTTCCACAGTAGTAACATGGATCATTAACCTGGCACCTGTAGGAATCTTTGGCTTGGTATTTAATACAGTATCTACCAATGGCCTGGACATCTTTACTACATATGGAAAACTTCTTGTTTTACTGGTAGGCTGTATGCTGTTCATCTATTTTGTGACCAACCCGCTTCTGGTTTACTGGTGTATCCGCCAGAATCCATATCCGCTGATCTTCCACTGCCTGAAGAAAAGTGCGATCACAGCTTTCTTCACCAGAAGTTCAGCTGCGAATATTCCTGTAAATATGAAAGTCTGTGAAGAGATGGGACTGGATAGAGATACTTATTCTGTAACCATTCCTCTGGGTGCAACTATTAATATGGACGGCGCAGCTATCACGATCACAGTTATGACTATGGCTACAGCATTTACACTTGGTATCCACGTAGATATTCCTACAGCGATCATCCTCAGCCTTCTGGCTGCATTGTCTGCATGCGGAGCTTCCGGTGTGGCAGGTGGATCACTTCTGCTGATCCCGATGGCATGTTCTCTGTTTGGTATTTCTGATGATATTTCCATGCAGGTTGTTGCTGTTGGATTTATTATCGGAGTAATTCAGGACTCTGTAGAGACTGCATTAAACTCTTCTTCAGACCTTCTGTTATCTGCATCTGCTGAGTTCAGACAGTGGAGACTGGAAGGAAAGGAAATTAAACTCAAATAAAATATCCTCAGACGGCTGCCTGTTTTCGGGCAGCTGTTTCTTATGTTATAGAAAATTATTTCGTAATATTCCTATGATATAAGAAAGTCTTCCGGGCAGGATTGCACTGCTGTGGAGAGGATTATGTCGCTGAAGCGACCCGACGCAGGCGAAGAATCCTGCAAGGGTGTAATGGAAGGTAAAAACTATAGATTTTTTGCAACAATATGTGTATAATGAATCGAACTGTATAAAAATAAAGGGAAAAGAGAGGAAGAAGAGAGTGGAAAAAAGAATCATTCAGGTAGAAGAAAAAGTACCTGCCAAACTGTTGGTTCCGCTTAGTATCCAGCATATGTTTGCCATGTTCGGCGCGTCTGTTCTGGTTCCGTTTATGTTCGGGATCAATCCGGCCATCGTACTGCTGATGAACGGTGTGGGAACTTTATTGTTTATTTTTATTACGAAAGGAAAGGCACCGGCTTACCTTGGCTCAAGTTTCGCGTTTTTGTCACCTGGAATCCTGGTTATGACGAAATTCGGATATCAGTATGCACTGGGCGGATTTGTAATTCTTGGTATTGCAGGTATGATCCTGGCTCTGATCATTGGAAAATGTGGAACGAAATGGATTGATATCGTGCTTCCTACAGCAGCAATGGGACCTGTAGTTGCACTGATCGGTCTGGAACTGGCCGGAAGTGCTGCAAGTACAGCTGGTCTTCTGGACGATAAGATAGATATGAAGAATGTGATCGTATTTCTGGTAACGCTGGGAGTTGCTGTATTTGGTCAGATTTTGTTCCGTGGATTTTTATCAGTAATTCCGATCCTGATCGCCATCATTGCAGGATATGTGGCAGCAGTTCTCTGCGGTATTCTGGATTTCACTGCTGTAAAAGAGGCAGCATTTTTTGCACTGCCGAATTTCCAGCATCCGAAATTCAATCTGGAAGCGATCCTGACTATTTTTCCGGCACTTCTGCTGGTTACTTCCGAACATATCGGACATCAGATCGTAACCAGTAAGATCGTAGGAAAAGACCTGCTGAAAGATCCGGGATTACATCGATCTCTGTTTGCAGATTTCTTCTCTACAACACTGTCTGCATGTATGGGTTCCGTTCCGACCACCACTTATGGCGAAAATATCGGTGTTATGGCTATGACAAAGGTATACAGTGTGCAGGTAATCGGAGGCGCGGCAGTTCTTTCTATCTGTTGTTCTTTCCTTGGAAAGCTGGCAGCACTGATCAATACTATTCCGGGACCTGTGATTGGAGGAATTTCATTCCTGCTTTATGGAATGATCGGTACATCAGGACTTCGTATGCTGGTAGACAACAAAGTAGATTACAGCAAATCCAGAAATCTTACGCTGACATCTGTTGTGTTTATCGTAGGTCTTTCCGGAATCGCCCTGAACCTGGGAAATGTAAAACTGACAGGTATGGTTCTGGCATGTGTAGTTGGTATGGCATTGAGCCTGGTATTCTATATCCTGGACAAACTTCATTTGACAAATGATCAGTGATGATCAGGTGGACTTTGCAGTTGAGCTAAAAATCAATAAAAAGCTGTTATGCCGTAACAAGGCATCGGTTGGATGAAAAGAGGAAACCTTCGGGCGAAATGCCTGGAGGTTTTTTTGAACCAATTTTTATGTATAACAGTATAAAACAGTTGACAACAGTTATATACTGTTATATACTGTTATACAGATGGAGGAGACACATATGCATATAATTATCAATAATTCATCCATGGTACCTATTTATGAACAGATTATGGATCAGATAAAAACTGCCATTATAAAGGGAGAGCTACATCCAGACACCGTGTTACCGTCTGTCCGCAGTCTGTCAAAGGAGCTGAAGATCAGTGCTCTGACAGTCAAGAAAGCCTATGATAATCTGGAAGAAGAGGGATTTACCGTAACTGTTCATGGAAAAGGAACCTACGTTGCAGCTACAAATAGAGACCTGATGAGAGAAGAACAGCTTAAGGAAGTGGAGAGTGACCTGGAACAGGCAGTTTCAAAGGGAAGAAGATTTGGGCTGAACGATAAGGAAATCAGAGATCTTTTTGAAATGATCATGGAGGACTAAGACATGTTGAAAATCAGTCATTTGCAGAAACATTACAGAGGTTTTTCGCTGGACTGTTCTATGGAAGTACAGCCTGGGATGATTACAGGACTTATTGGAAGAAATGGTTCCGGGAAATCCACAACATTTAAAGCTTTGCTCGGCTTGATTCATCCGGATGGCGGAGAGATAGAGGTCTTTGGGAAAAAGGCAGAAGAGCTTAAGCCGGAGGATAAGCAGAAACTGGGAGTTGTTTTTGCAGATTCAGGCTTCAGTATGTATCTGACAGCAGCGGGCGTGGCCAATATTATGAAAAGCATATATCCGGATTTTGACAGAGAGAAATTCCTGCAGCAGTGCAGAAGATTCAATCTGCCCACAGACAAGAAAATCAAAGAATTTTCCACTGGTATGAAAGCAAAGTTTAAAGTACTGGCAGCATTAAGCCATAAGGCAGAACTGCTGATTCTGGATGAGCCCACAGTTGGTCTGGATGTGATCGCCAGGGATGAGGTGCTGAACATGCTGAGAGAATATATGGAAGAAAATGAAAGCAGTTCTATTCTGATCAGTTCCCATATTTCATCAGATCTGGAGAGTCTTTGTGACGATTTTTATATGATCCATGCCGGAAAAATTATTCTTCATGAGGATACAGATGTACTGCTGTCAGATTATGCAGTTCTTAAAGTTTCAGAAGAAGAGTACGAAAAACTGGATCAGCAATACCTTATTAAGATCCGGAAAGAGGCTTATGGATACAGGTGTCTGACAAACCAGAAACAATTTTATATGGAAAATTATCCGGATGTTGTAATTGAGAATGGAAAGATTGATGATCTGGTAGTGATGATGGAGGAACAGGTATGAAGGGATTATTTGTAAAGGATATAGAACTGATGAAACAGCAGAAACAGTTTTTTATCCTGGTTGTTGTAATGGAAGTCATCCTGAATCTGGCAGGAAGCGGGAGTGTCAGTTTTGCTACAGGATATTTTACGTTTGTCACAGCAATTTTTGCCATTACGACTATAAGTTATGATGAGTTTGATAATGGTCTTGCATTTCTTATGACCTTGCCGGTTACCAGAAAACAATATGTGGCAGAGAAATATCTGCTGGGAGCAGGGCTTACGGCTGCAGCGTGGGGAATTACAACGATAACGGGAGTGATCTGCAAAGGCGTGGCAGAGCTTCAGGGGGACCTGAGTGAGACTATCATCGACAGCCTGATATACATTCCACTGGCACTTCTTATGTTGACGGCATCACTCCCGCTTGTAATACATTTTGGAGCGGAAAAAGGACGTTATATTGCAATGGTCATGTGGGCTATTATAATTGCCGTAGTTTATAGTCTGATAAAAACAATTGGACTTTCAGCAGACGCAGTCGATGCATGGCTGAATGGACTGAACCGGGGAATGGTATTGGCCGGAGCTGTATTGTTTACAGTAATTGTATATATGGGATCTTATTGGGGTAGTGTACGGCTTATGGAGAAGAAAGAATTTTGATGTGTCTCGAATATAGTTGTAATTATAAATGCAGTGTGCTAAAATTATATCAGCGTAATTGAATAGCTGTTAAGTGAACATTATCATATGCAGATTCTGTGTATGATAATGTGAGAGGGAATCAGGTGAAATGCCTGAACGGTTGCGGCCACTGTATACAGAAAAAAGCGGGATTGTAATATGTCATTGCATAAATATGTGAGAAGGCGGAATCCGGCTGCCAGAGAGTATCTGGAAATATTTCTGATACAACATTCATGAACTGCTGAAGCATGGATGTTGTATCAGTTTTTATTTTGTGGAAACTTTCTGTGATCTGTGAGTCAGGAAACCTGCCTGACAGTGTAAAGAAGGAGCTTCCGTAAAAAGTATCCGTTATTTTTATCACTTCTATTTTACTTTTTCTGAAGTTCCATCTTTTCGGTTACACGAACAAGTAAACGACATATACGAAAAGAGAGGAAGTCAAATGAAAAACAGGTATTTATCTACAAGAATTATGGCAATTATGATGGCAGCAGCTATGGTAGTTTCCGCAGCTCCGGCAGCTTTTGCAGCAGAGAGAGCAGACTCTGAGACGATCAAAGAGGACAACCAGCCGGCAGCAGATGCAGATGCAGACGCACAGGATTCAGCAGATGCAGATAAAACAGCAGACGCAGAAGGTACAAAGACAGAATATCCTCTGACCATCACAACCTATGATTATGATGGAAATGAAATTGAAACAACCTATGAAAAGGCACCGGAGAAAGTTCTTGCTGTATATCAGGGAAGCATTGAAACTATGCTGAAACTTGGACTGGAAGACCGCCTTGTAGCTACAGCGGGTCTTGATAATGAAGTTCCGGATGATCTCAAAGAAGCATTCTCTAAAACAAATTATCTTGATGAATTTACCCCATCCCTTGAGACTGTAACGATGTTGGAGCCAGACATGATCTTATCCTGGAGTTCCCTGTTCTCTGATAAAAACCTCGGAAATGTAACAGACTGGATCGACAAAGGCTGCAACGCCTATTACAACACAAACACACGCCCTGACGGAGACAGAACTCTGGAAAATGAATTTACAGATATTTTAAACCTTGGAAAGATTTTTGATGTACAGGACAAAGCACAGGCAATCGTAGATGATGCAAAGGCAGTGATCGATAAAACTCTTACAGCAACAGCAGATGTAGAAGAGAAACCAAGCGTAATGGTTTTGGAACCTCTTGGAGAAGATATCACAAACTATGGTGCAAAGAGCCTTGGTGGAGATATGGTAACACAGTTAGGTGCGACTCTGGCAAACCCGGATGCTTCTACAGTTGGAAAAGAAGATATTATTGCAGCAAATCCTGACGTAATTTTCGTAGTATATATGCCATATGCAGGAGATGATCCGGAAACAGTTAAGAATGACCAGCTTGCAGTTATTCAGGATGACGAAGCACTTCAGAGTCTTGACGCTGTAAAGAACGGTCGTGTTTATCCGATCATGCTCAGCGAGATGTATGCAAGTGCAACACGTACACAGGATGGAATCGAAACATTTGCAAAAGGATTATACCCGGACGTTAATCTTGACTGATTGAGGAAAATACAGTGAAAGAACAGGTTTCACAGACAAAAAAAGGCAGTGTGCTCAGAACATCCATGTATGTGGCAGTCCTCATCGGACTTGCAGGATTTCTTATTTTTTCCATACTTGCGGCGATTACTTTTGGTAATGCTGATCTGTCGCTGAAGGATGTGTACAGTGTCATTGTTTATAAATTATTTCATATAAAAAGTCTGTCTGCCTATGCAGAAGGTGCAATTCACGATGTTGTATGGCTGATCCGACTGCCCAGAGTCCTGTTGGCTCTGGCAGTTGGAATGGCTCTTTCTGTATGTGGCGTAGTAATGCAGGCGATCGTGCAGAACCCGCTGGCAGATCCTTATGTACTGGGTATTTCATCTGGTGCATCCCTTGGTGCAACGCTGGCAATCATGCTCGGAATCGGAAGCTTTCTTGGCGGGAACTCTGTCGGAGTTACTGCTTTTATTGGCGCGATGATCACCTCCTTTGCAGTTATTGCTATTGCAAATATGGGAGGAAAGGCAACATCAGCTAAGCTGATCCTTGCCGGAATGGCGGTCAGTGCGGTATGCTCTGCTTTTTCAAATTTTGTTATTTACATTACAAATGACAAAAATGCAGCTACGGAAGTTATGAAATGGAGCATGGGAAGTCTTGCAGGGGCAAGCTGGGCCAGAGTAGGTGTGATGCTTCCGGTTACTCTGATATGTGTGGTCATCTTCTGGACACAGTATCGAAATCTGAATCTGATGCTTTTGGGAGATGAAGTTTCTATCACACTTGGAACAGATTTACACAGATTGAGAACATTTTACCTGATTGTTGCTTCTGTAATGATTGGATTTGCCGTATATTGTGCTGGCGTGATCGGATTTGTAGGACTTGTGATTCCTCATGTAGTCAGGATTCTGTTTGGAACTGACCACAGAAGATTACTTCCACTGAGCGCACTTCTTGGCGCGTCTTTTCTGATCTGGTGTGATGTGGCATGTCGTGTGATCCTGAAGAATTCTGAGATGCCGATTGGTGTGCTGGTATCAATTATCGGTGCTCCATGCTTTATTTATCTGCTTGTGCGGAAATCCTATGGATTTGGAGGTAGCAAGTAATGAAGATCACTACAAAAGATATTCAGGTTGGATTTCACGCCCGACAGATATTAAAAGGCATTTCCATAGAGTCACAGGACAAAGAACTGGTAGGAATCATCGGGCCAAATGGAAGCGGAAAGTCGACGTTGTTAAAATGTATCTACCGTATTCTGAAGCCAGATGCAGGTGCTGTTTATCTGGATGGAGAGGAACTTCATTCTATGAGTGTCAAGAGTTCTGCAAGGAAAATGGCGGTTGTGGCACAGCATAATTACTACAATTTTGATTTCACAGTGCGAGAGGTTGTCCTTATGGGACGTGCACCACATAAAAAAACACTGGAACGAGATAATGCGAAAGATTATCAGATTGTGGATGAAGCATTGAGAACGGTGCAGATGGAGACGTTTGCAGACCGCACATTCTCGACTCTTTCAGGTGGAGAACAGCAGAGAGTAATTCTGGCAAGGGCACTGGCACAGCAGACACCTGCACTGATTCTTGACGAGCCGACGAACCATCTGGACATTACACATCAGATCATGCTGATGGAACTGGTAAAGAAGCTTAACGTAACTGTAATATCAGCTATCCATGATCTGAATATTGCGGCGGCATACTGCGATAAGATTTATGTATTGAAAGATGGTGTGCTGGAAGGATATGGAACTCCACAGGAAGTACTCACTCCGGAGCTGATCAAAAGGATTTACCAGGTAGATTCGGAAGTGGTAAATGACAGCCGCGGGAAGATGCATATTTTATTTTTATAATATGAGAATTGACAGGCCAGAGTCAGGAATGTTTTGACTCTGGCCTGCTGTATATGGGGGAATAAAGATGAATAAGATAGGAATTTTAACGTGTATTCATACTAATAATGTATGCGCCAGAGTTGGATGCCTGGCAGCATTTCAGAACAGAACCGATTTCTTTCAGGATTATCCGGAAGATACCTGTCTGGCAGCAATGATGACCTGCAATGGATGCAAAGACGCCAACCCGACAGACCCCATAGAAGACAAAGGAATCCTGGAAAAGATAGACAGACTGGTCAGCGAAAAGATCAGTGCCATCCACGTAGGTGTCTGTCGTCTCCCGGATGGAAAGCATGAATGTCCAAGGATGACACAGATCTGCAATATGATAGAAAAACGTGGAATCAAAGTGATCAGAGGAACACATAAAGAATAAAAAAGTTTCTATACAATTTATAAAATAAAAAGAATATAAAATGCCTTGAATATGGAGCTTAAAATTAATTGTGATATGAAATAAATGAACGTATAATAGCAGAACTCTATTGGATTTCTCTATATCAGTATGTTAAAATAATTAACTGATAAAGCTGACAGATAGAACGTTAAAAAATATATACTGATTATTCATAAGAAAAAAGGAGTTCTAAATATACTATGGAGAAACTTGTTGTAGGTATCCTTGCCCACGTAGATGCAGGTAAGACTACGTTGTCGGAGGGAATTTTATATTTAACGGGAAAAATCCGTAAGCTGGGGCGTGTGGATCATAAGGATGCGTATCTGGACACTTATAACCTGGAGAGGGAGCGTGGAATTACGATTTTTTCCAAGCAGGCGGAGTTTGAACTGGGGAACAGGGGGATAACTTTGCTGGATACGCCGGGGCATGTGGATTTCTCGGCGGAAATGGAGAGGACACTGCAGGTTCTGGATTATGCCATTCTTGTGATAAATGGAGCGGATGGTGTGCAGGGGCATACCATGACCTTATGGAGACTTCTGGCAAGATACCAGATCCCTACATTTCTGTTTATCAATAAAATGGACCAGGATGGAACAGATAAAGAGAAAATTCTGGCAGAATTAAAGAAGCGATTAAGTGATAATTGCGTTGATTTCACCTGGGAAAAATCAGATCTGCAGTCTCAGTTTCTGGAAGATATTTCTGTCTGTGATGAAGAACTGCTTGAAAAATATCTGGAAATAGAGGAAATATCAACATCAGATATCCGAAAAGTAATCAAAGAGCGAAAACTTTTCCCATGTTTCTTCGGTTCTGCTCTGAAAATGACAGGGGTAGAAGAATTCCTTCATGGGCTGGAAAAATACTGTGAGACACCAGAATATCCTTCAGAGTTTGGTGCAAAAGTATTCAAGATTGCCAGAGACGATCAGGGCAATCGTTTAAGCTATATGAAAATCACCGGAGGAACATTGAAGGTAAAGGAACTTCTCACAGATACAGAGAAGGCAGATCAGATCCGTATCTATTCCGGTGCGAAATTTGAACTGGCAAAAGAAGCTCCGGCAGGAACTATCTGCGCAGTAACCGGCCTGTCCCAGACACATCCGGGACAGGGATTTGGAATTGAACGGGAATCTGAGATGCCAGTTCTGGAACCTGTATTAAATTACAGAATTCTGCTTCCTGAGGACTGTGATGTTCACCAGATGCTTAAGAAACTCAAAGAGCTGGAAGAGGAGGAACCGGAACTTCACATTGTATGGAACGAACAGCTTGGAGAAATCCATGCCATGCTGATGGGTGAGGTTCAGATCGAGATATTAAAGCATCTGATCTGGGAGCGTTTCCATGTAGCAGTAGAATTTGGCACAGGAAATATCGTATATAAAGAAACTATTGCAGAACCAGTAGAAGGTGTGGGACATTTTGAACCGCTGCGCCATTACGCAGAAGTCCACCTGCTTCTGGAACCGGGAGAACCTGGAAGTGGATTGCAGTTCTTTACTGCATGCAGTGAAGACGTGCTGGACCGTAACTGGCAGCGCCTGATCCTGACTCATCTGGAAGAACGGGAACATCCGGGAGTATTAACTGGCTCTCCGATCACAGATATGCAGATTACCCTGATCACAGGACGTGCCCATCTGAAACATACAGAAGGCGGCGATTTCCGGCAGGCGACATACAGGGCAGTGCGTCAGGGATTAAAAAAAGCAAAGAGTGTTTTACTTGAGCCATATTATGAGTTCCGACTTGAAATCCCGGGAGATATGATCGGACGTGCTATGACTGACATCCAGAAAATGAACGGAACTTTCCAGCAGCCGGAAGCATATGAAGATGACATGATGGTGTTGAGAGGAAGTGCACCGGTATCCACGATGCGCGATTACCAGACACAGGTAACCTCCTATACCAAAGGCCGGGGCAGATTATTCTGTTCTCTGAAAGGTTATGCACCATGTCAGAATCAGGATGAGATTGTCGATGAGATTGGATATGACTCCGAACGTGACCTGGACAATCCGACAGGTTCTGTATTCTGTGCTCATGGAGCCGGATTCGTGGTGCCGTGGTATGAAGTAGAAGATTATATGCACTTAGAAGGTGTGGATGAATCTGAACTGAGTGGAAGTATAGCTGAGGAAGAATATGGAACAGGAAATGCAGGAACTGCAACTGGCGGTGAATTTTCAAGTGTTTCCAGGACAGAAGGACAGGGAAGAAACAGGAATAGTCCCGATCAGGCAGATTCTGGATATCGTCCACCTAAGAATGCGGGGGTAGGAAGTTACGAGGATGAAGAAGAGCTGAAAGCAATCTTTGAGCGCACCTTCGGACCGGTCAAACGTTATAAAGAGCCGCAGTTTAAACGAACATTTTCTTCTAGAACTGACAGCAGCTATTACCGCAACAGTTCATCTGCAAAGAAGAAAGAGAAAGAGTATCTTCTTGTAGACGGTTACAATATCATCTATGCATGGGAAGATTTAAAGGAACTGGCGGATGCGAATCTCCATGCAGCTCAGACAAAACTGATGGATATCCTGAGCAACTATCAGGGATTTAAGAAATGTACGTTAATTCTTGTATTTGATGCTTACAAGGTAGAAGGTCATGTAGAAGAAGTAATCACCTATCATAACATCCATGTAGTCTACACGAAAGAAGCTGAAACCGCAGACCAGTACATTGAGAAAACGGTCCATAAGATCGGCCGTGAAAACCAGGTAACAGTAGCCACATCCGATGGTCTGGAGCAGATCATCATCATGGGTCAGGGCGCTCACCGTATGTCTGCCCGAGGTCTGCGTGATGAAATAAAAGCCACAGAAAACCAGATTCGTCAGCAATGGCACGAAAAACGCCAAAGCAGCAAGAACTATCTGATCGATAATGTTTCTGATGAAATGGCGCAGTATATGAATGAAAAACGTCTGAAAGAAGATTGATTATT carries:
- a CDS encoding aldo/keto reductase, whose product is MNTHPEMEFVQLQINYADWENPAIQSRGCYEVARKHGKPVVIMEPVKGGMLATPPKSVEEILKGAEPESSAASWAVRFTANLEGVITVLSGMSNVEQMQDNLSYMKDFNGLTEKEQETLNKAHQDQR
- a CDS encoding patatin-like phospholipase family protein — encoded protein: MENNKKKGFGMVLEGGGMRGLYTAGVLDELMEQGIYADSTVGVSAGAVFGCNYKSRQIGRTLRYNTRFCKDERYMGLKCWLKTGDVYSRDFAYGEVPWKLDVFDTETYAKSPMKFTVVCTDLENGKPVYHECRKGDKADVEWMRASASIPLAAVPVKLDGKLYLDGGISDSIPVNWMLAQGYEKNVVICTRHLGYRKEHNKMMPLIRLKFRDYPALVKTMDERHIQYNRMLDKIAYLEKEGRIHVIRPDRDISAKVIERDPAELKKIYDVGRKVMKADMEKLKAYLEK
- the sstT gene encoding serine/threonine transporter SstT, with the translated sequence MKKFWEKWTGIALVKRILVGLILGAILGVAVPQATGISILGDVFVSALKAIAPLLVFFLVISSLCNAGKSHGGVIKTVIILYMFSTVLAAVIAVFASMIFPVEMTLANAVTDTTAPQGIAEVLNNLLLNVVANPVSSLVNANYVGILMWAVLLGLGFRAADKMTKKVLADVADGISTVVTWIINLAPVGIFGLVFNTVSTNGLDIFTTYGKLLVLLVGCMLFIYFVTNPLLVYWCIRQNPYPLIFHCLKKSAITAFFTRSSAANIPVNMKVCEEMGLDRDTYSVTIPLGATINMDGAAITITVMTMATAFTLGIHVDIPTAIILSLLAALSACGASGVAGGSLLLIPMACSLFGISDDISMQVVAVGFIIGVIQDSVETALNSSSDLLLSASAEFRQWRLEGKEIKLK
- the uraA gene encoding uracil permease; this translates as MEKRIIQVEEKVPAKLLVPLSIQHMFAMFGASVLVPFMFGINPAIVLLMNGVGTLLFIFITKGKAPAYLGSSFAFLSPGILVMTKFGYQYALGGFVILGIAGMILALIIGKCGTKWIDIVLPTAAMGPVVALIGLELAGSAASTAGLLDDKIDMKNVIVFLVTLGVAVFGQILFRGFLSVIPILIAIIAGYVAAVLCGILDFTAVKEAAFFALPNFQHPKFNLEAILTIFPALLLVTSEHIGHQIVTSKIVGKDLLKDPGLHRSLFADFFSTTLSACMGSVPTTTYGENIGVMAMTKVYSVQVIGGAAVLSICCSFLGKLAALINTIPGPVIGGISFLLYGMIGTSGLRMLVDNKVDYSKSRNLTLTSVVFIVGLSGIALNLGNVKLTGMVLACVVGMALSLVFYILDKLHLTNDQ
- a CDS encoding GntR family transcriptional regulator codes for the protein MHIIINNSSMVPIYEQIMDQIKTAIIKGELHPDTVLPSVRSLSKELKISALTVKKAYDNLEEEGFTVTVHGKGTYVAATNRDLMREEQLKEVESDLEQAVSKGRRFGLNDKEIRDLFEMIMED
- a CDS encoding ABC transporter ATP-binding protein; translation: MLKISHLQKHYRGFSLDCSMEVQPGMITGLIGRNGSGKSTTFKALLGLIHPDGGEIEVFGKKAEELKPEDKQKLGVVFADSGFSMYLTAAGVANIMKSIYPDFDREKFLQQCRRFNLPTDKKIKEFSTGMKAKFKVLAALSHKAELLILDEPTVGLDVIARDEVLNMLREYMEENESSSILISSHISSDLESLCDDFYMIHAGKIILHEDTDVLLSDYAVLKVSEEEYEKLDQQYLIKIRKEAYGYRCLTNQKQFYMENYPDVVIENGKIDDLVVMMEEQV